The stretch of DNA GGCGGAGGAGGGGGCGGGGTCGGGCACCCCGCCCGGGTGCGGCGTCTCGCGGGGTGAGGGTTCAGACCGGCGGCGAGGGCGGGAGCGGGGCCGGGGTGGCGATCGTGTGCGGCGGGGGCGGGGGGAGGGGGCGCCGGGGCGACGTCGGCGTTGTTCTGGTGCCGGGGCCGGTCGGCGGGAGATCATCGGAACCCGGTGACCTGGGTGAATGCGGAGGGTGACGGTCGGGAGGGGTGGCCTGCGCACCTCCACGCCCGGGTGGGGTGCCCGGCCCCGTCCCCTCCTCGGCCGTTGCTGCCTGCTTGAACCTTCACCCCGTGGGGCGCCGTCGCCCGGCCGGGACGCCCCGCCCCGGTCCGCTCTCACAGCTCCGGCCAGGTGTGGCCGGGAAGGTAAGGGGACTCGCCGCGGAAGAACCAGTCGGCCAGGTCCTCCAGTCGCTCCAGGCAGGCGGAGTGGTAGGACTCCGGGGCCGGGCGGGGAAAGTTCGGGTGTGTACTCCAGTCGCGGACCCAGGTGCTCAGCTCGTAGAAGCCCTCGGCGAGCCGGCGCTCCAGGAGGTCGGCGTCCTGGTGGCGCTCGCACACGGCGCGCATCGCCCGCTCCAGGCGGGTGAACGCGGCCCGGTCCCACACCAGGTCGCAGCGGAGGCGGATGAGGAAGCTCCCCTCGCCGGCCTCGAACTCGTGCCGGAGTATCCGCACGGGGTCGGCCGCGGGGTCCGCGCCGCCGTGGTCCATGTGCTCCATCCGGCGATGATCGCAGGACCCGGTGCGGTGCCGGGCCCTGCGGGGCCGGTCAACGGTCGGCCGGTTCCGCGGCGAGCGACCGGCGCAGGTGGGCGCCGGTGACCGAGTGCGGGTCCTCGGCCAGCCGGGCGGGAGGGCCGGTGAACAGCACCCGGCCGCCGTGGTGGCCGGCACCCGGCCCCAGGTCGATGACCCAGTCGGCGCGGCGGATCACGTCCAGGTCGTGCTCGATCACCACCACGGTGTTGCCCGCGTCGACCAGCCGGTCCAGTACGTCCACCAGCCGGCCGGTGTCGGCCCGGTGCAGGCCGGTGGTCGGCTCGTCCAGCACGTACAGCGCCCCCGCGGGGCGCCGCTGCAGCTCCGAGGCGAGCTTGACCCGCTGGCACTCGCCCCCGGACAGGGTGTTCAGCGGCTGCCCCAGGGCGAGGTAGCCGATACCGGTCTCCACCAGCGCGTCCAGCATCGGGCGGATCCGGCCGTCGTCGAAGGCCTCCCGGGCCTGGTCCGCGGTCATGTCCAGCACGTCGGCGATGGAACGGCCGTTCCAGGTGTGCTTGAGCACCTCGTCGGTGAACCGCCGGCCCTTGCAGGCGCCGCACACCGAGGTCACCCCGTCCATGAACGCCAGGTCGGTGTAGACGGCGCCCAGCCCCCGGCAGTCCGGGCAGGCGCCGGCCGAGTTCGGGCTGAACAGGTCGGCCCGCACCCCGTTGGCGCGGGCGAACAGCCGCCGGATCGGGTCGGCGATGCCGGTGTAGGTGGCGATGTTGGAGCGCCGGTTGGCCGCCACCGCCCCCTGGTCGACCGCGACGCCGTCCGGGTGCTGCTCCAGCAGTACCCCGACCAGGCTGCTCTTCCCGGACCCGGCCACCCCGGTGACCGCGGTCAGCACCCCGGTGGGCACCTCCACCCGCACGTCGCGCAGGTTGTGCCGGTCGGCGCCGGCCACGGTCAGCGCGCCGGCGGGGGTGCGCGGCCCGGAGCGCGGTGCGAGCCGGCGGCGCAGCGCCCGCCCGGTCACCGTGTCCGACCGGAGCAGCCCCGGGTAGTCGCCCTGGTAGACCACCTCGCCGCCGTCCGCGCCGGCCCCCGGGCCCAGGTCGACCACGTGGTCGGCGATCGCCACCACGTCCGGGTCGTGCTCGACCACCAGGATGGTGTTGCCCTTGTCGCGCAGCCGGCGCAGCAGCGCGGTCAGCCGCTCGGTGTCGTGCGGGTGCAGCCCGATGGACGGTTCGTCGAAGACGTACAGCATCTCGGTGAGGCTGCTGCCGAGGTGGCGCACGGTCTTGATGCGCTGCGACTCGCCGCCGGACAGGGTGGTGGTGGGCCGGTCCAGGGAGAGGTAGCCCAGGCCGACGCCGTCCAGCGCGGCCAACCGCTCGGTCAGCGACTCCACCACCGGCCCGGCGCCCGGGGCGTCCACCCGGCGCACCACCCCGGCCAGGTCGGACACCTCCATCGCGGTGCAGTCCATGATGGTCAGCCCGTGCAGCCGCACCGAGCGGGCCGCCTCGTTCAGCCGGTGGCCGCCGCAGTCCGGGCAGGTCCGCGAGGTGGTGAACCGCTCCGCGACGGCCTGCTTGCGCTCGGAGGCCTCGCCCTCGGTGTGGATGTAGATGCGGGTGAACCGCTGCACCAGGCCCTCGTAGTCCTCCGGCGGCTTCCGGCCGAGCCGGGCCGCGGCCCGCCCGCCGTACAGCAGCGCCTCGCGCTGCTGCCCGGTCCACTCGCGCAGCGGCACGTCCGGATCGAACAGCCCGATGTCGGCGTACTGCCGGTACCAGTACCGCCCGCTGCCGAACCCGGGCAGCAGGATCGCGCCCTCCTCCAGCGACCGGTCCAGGTCCAGGAAGGCGGAGACGTCGGGCAGCACGACCCGGCCGATGCCGTTGCACCGCGGGCACATGCCCGCCGGGTCGTTGAACGAGAACCGGTTCGACTCGCCGATCGCCGGGGTGCCCGCCCGGGAGAACAGCAGCCGCAGCAGCGTGTAGATGTCGGTGATGGTGCCGACGGTGGAGCGCGCGTTTCCGCCGAGCCGGCGCTGGTCGATGACGACCACCGGGGACAGGTTCTCGATCAGGTCGACGTCGGGGCGGCCGGCGGAGGGCAGCCGGTTCCGGACGAACGCGGTGAAGGTCTCGTTGAGCTGCCGCCGCGCCTCGGCCGCGATGGTGTCGAACACCAGGGAGGTCTTCCCGGACCCGGAGACCCCGGTGAAGGCGGTGATCGCCCTCCGGGGCACGGTGAGGTCGAAGCCCCTGAGGTTGTGCTGGCGGGCGCCGGTGATGCGGATCGCGTCGTTGGGCATGCATCCGACGCTAGGCAGGGTTGCGGCCGTATCCTGGCCGCAATCCGGCGGAGCATCGGAGGACCATGAACGGACCGAGCACCCGCATCCTGGAACTCCTCTCGCTGCTCCAGGACGGCCGCGTCTGGGACGGGGCGGAGCTGGCCCGCCGGGTCGGCGCCTCGCCCCGCACCCTCCGCCGCGACCTGGAGCGCCTGCGCGAGCTGGGCTACCCGGTGGAGTCGGCGCGCGGCCCGGGCGGCGGCTACCGGCTCGCCGCGGGCCGGGCCATGCCGCCGCTGCTGTTCACCGACGACGAGGCGGTGGCCATGGTGGTCGGCCTGCGGTTCGCCGCGCTCACCTGGGCTGGCGCCGACACCGGGGTCGCCGACGGCGCCCTGGGCAAGCTGGAGCGGGTACTGCCGGACCGGCTGCGCCACCGGGTGCGCGCGGTGTCGGCGTCGATGGAGACCGGGTCCCGCCCGCACCGCAAGGCCGACCTGGGCGTGCTGCGCGCGCTGGGCGGCGCCGCCTCCGGCCGGAACCACGTCCGGTTCCACTACACCAGCCGGGGCGGCGCCGAGACCGACCGGCGGGTGGAGCCCTACGCCCAGGTGCTCTTCGCGCACCGCTGGTACCTGCTGGGCTGGGACCGGGACCGGGACGACTGGCGGACCTTCCGGGCGGACCGGATCAGCGACCTGGAGGTCCTGGGCACCACCTTTGCGCCGCGCCCGCTGCCGCCCGGGGGAGCGGTGAGCTTCGTCCAGGACAACGCCCGCCTGCCGATCACCCGGCACCGGGCGACGGTGCTGTTCCACGCGCCGCTGGAGACCGTCTCCGAGCGGCTCATCGCCGAGGCCGGCGAGCTGACCGCCGTCGACGCGGGGAACTGCCGCTACGTCAGCGCCCCCGACTCCTGGGAGTGGCTGGCGATCACGCTGGCCATGGTGGGCGTGCCCTACACCGTGGAGGGGCCGCCGGAGCTCATCGAGGTCTCCCGCGCGCTGGCCGGGCGCATCGCCCGCGCGGCCGGCGGCTGACCGGGCCCGCATGCGCGCAGACGCCGCTCCTCGCCGCCCGCGCCGCTTCTCCGCCGGGCTCGGGGCCGGTGCGGACGAGCGGCTGCGCGGGCGGACGGGGAGGCGGCGGGGAGGGAGAGGGGAACCGGAGCCCGGCCGGAACGCCCCGGTCCGGGCGGGGCGATAAGTCCAAGAGCGCCGCATCGGTGAGCGGCGCGGGGTTAGCATCGCGCCATGGCCGACCCGATCCCGTTCCTGTTCCCCGGCGACCCGCTGCGCCCCCGGAGGGTGGACGGCTTCTTCGCCGACGAGCACGCGGCCGCGCTGAAGGCCGGCGCGGAGGCGTTCCTCGTCGACCACGACGCCCTGGTCCGGGGCGACCTGCGCGAGGCGGTGCGGGGGCTGCCGCGCGGGCTGGGGCCGGTCCGCTACCGGGGCTGGATGGTGCCGGCGGCCCGCTACGCCGAGTTCGCCCGGGTCCTGGCCGAGCGCGGCTGCCGCCCGGCGGTCTCCGCGGAGGACTACCGGCGCGCCCACGAGCTGCCCGGCTGGTACGCGCTGTTCGAGGCGGTGACCCCGCGCAGCGTGTGGTGCGAGGCCGACCCGGGCTGCGCCCCGGACCCCGGTGAGCTCGCCGAACTGGTCCGGCCGCTGCGCCCCGGGCCCGGGATCGTCAAGGACTACGTCAAGTCCCGCAAGCACGAGTGGGCGCAGGCGTGCTTCGTCCCCGACCTGGCCGACACCGGCGCACTGCACCGGACCGTCGTCGAGCTGGTCCGCCTGCAGCAGGAGGACCTGGCCGGCGGGGTGGTGGTCCGCGAGTTCGAGGAGTTCGACGGCGCCGGCGAGGCCCGGGTGTGGTGGATCGACGGGGAGCCGGCGCTGGTCGGGCCGCACCCGGACACCCCGGGCGCGGCCCCCGACCCGGACCTGGACCCGGTCCGCCCCGCCGTCGCCGCCCTGGGGCACCCCTTCGTCACCACCGACCTGGCCCGCCGCTCCGACGGCGCCTGGCGGGTGGTGGAGGTCGGCGACGGCCAGGTCAGCGGCCGCCCCGATGGGGTCGCCCCGGAGCGGCTGATCGGCCTGCTCGCCGGGGCCCGCTGAGAGACTGTCGGGTATGCGGGTGGTCACCCGGCTCGGCCCCGGCCCCGCGCCCACCCCCGTTGATCTTGGAGCTATCGACCGGTCGAGCACCGCTCACCCGCACAGGACAGCGTTCCTGGACCGGTCGATAGCTCCAAGATCAACGGCTTCTGGGTAGCGCTGTACCGCGGGTCGGCGCGGCACCGCGGGCCGGATCGGCGCCGGGCAAGGGGGAGCGCGGGTTCCGTGCCGGATGGTAGGGCCTGCACCACCATGGATGCGCGTACGTCCGCCATGGTCATCTGGGCTTCAGGGGCCTAGGTTTGTTGCGCGATGTGCAATCCCCCAGCGACCTCGGAGGAGCCGGCGATGAGCGGCACGATGGGCAGGACCGCGCCTCAGGGCGCGAGCGGCGGGCGGGAGAGGCGGGGCAGCGATTTCGCGGTCCTGTCCCGCCGGATCGAGCGGGCCGGCCTGATGGAGCGGACACCGGTCTACTTCGGGGTGCGGCTGGCCCTCATCGGGCTCGCCTACGTCGGCACGTGGGCGGCGTTCGCGCTGCTCGGGGAGACCTGGTGGCAGCTGGCCGTGGCGGTGGCCATGGCGGCGGTGTTCGGCCAGGTCGGCCTGGTCGCCCACGAGCTGGCGCACCGGCAGATCTTCCGCGGGCGGCGGCCCAGTGAGACCGTCGGCCGGGTGGTGGGCAACCTCGGCATCGGCCTGGGGTACGGGTGGTGGCAGGACAAGCACACCCGGCACCACGCCAACCCCAACCACGAGGACCTCGACCCCGACGTCAAGCCGGACGTCCTGGTGTGGTCGCAGGACCAGGCGCGCGAGGCCAAGGGGCTGCCCCGGCTGATCGGCCGCTCGCAGGCGTTCCTCTTCTACCCGCTGCTCCTGCTGGAGGGCATCAACCTGCACGTGGGCAGCGTGCAGGCGCTGTTCCGGCCGAGCACCAAGCAGCGCGCCGTCGAAGCGGTGCTGCTCTTCGCGCACTTCGCGCTCTACCTCGGCGCGGTCTTCGCCGTCCTCGACCCGGTCAGGGCGGTCGCCTTCATCGCGGTGCAGCAGGGCCTGTTCGGCGTCTACCTGGGGTGCATCTTCGCCCCCAACCACAAGGGCATGCCGACCCTGAAGAAGGGCGAGAAGCTCGACTTCCTCCGCAAGCAGGTGCTGACCTCGCGCAACGTCCGCGGAGGGTGGTTCACCGACATCGCCCTGGGCGGGCTCAACTACCAGATCGAGCACCACCTGTTCCCCAGCATGCCCAGCCCGAACCTGCGCCGGGCCCAGCCGATCGTCCGCGACTACTGCGCCGAGATCGGCGTGCCCTACCACGAGACCGGGTTCCTCCGCTCGCACGCCGAGGCCCTGGCCTCGCTGCACCGGTCCGGCGCCCCGATCCGGGAGGCCGCGGGCGCGAAGTAGCGGCCGGGCCCCTCCCGGGGGCTACGGAGGGGCGCCGATGTAGCGCAGCACCGCCAGCACCCGGCGGCTGTATCCGGGGGCCGACCCCAGGTCGAGCTTGGCGAAGACGGCGTTGGCGTGCTTTTCCACCGCGCTCTGCGACACGTAGAGGCGCTCGGCGATCGAGGCGTTGGTGTGCCCCTGGGCCATCAGGTCGAGCACCGCGCGCTCGCGCCCGGTCAGCCGCCCCAGCGGGTCGGGCCGGGGGCCGCCGGCGAGCAGGTGCCGGACCACCTCGGGGTCGAACGCGGCGCCGCCCGCGCCCACCCGCTCCAGCGCGGAGAGGAACTCCTCCACCTCGACCACCCGGTCCTTGAGCAGGTAGCCCACGCCCTCGGTGTTCTCGGTGAACAGCTCGACGGCGTAGCGGCGCTCGACGTACTGGGAGAGCACCAGCACCCCGACGCCGGGGTGCTCGCGGCGGATCCGCACCGCGGCGCGCAGCCCCTCGTCGGTGTGGGTGGGCGGCATCCGGACGTCGGCGACCACCGTGTCGGGCGGGTCGGCGGCGACGGCGTCGAGCAGCGCGCCGGCGTCGCCGACGGCGGCGGACACCGTGTGCCCCTCGTCCTCCAGCAGCCGGACGAGCCCTTCGCGGAGCAGGGCCGAGTCCTCGGCGACGATCACCCGCACGGCAGCTCCGCGAGGACCACCGTCGGACCGCCCACCGGGCTGTGCACGGTGAGCCGGCCGTCCACCGCGGCGGCCCGGTCGGCCAGCCCGGCCAGGCCGCCGCCCGCCGGGTCGGCTCCGCCCGCCCCGTCGTCGGAGATCCGGACCAGCAGCGCCGGCCGGCCGCCGCCGGGCCCCGGTCCGGCCTCGCCGACCAGCACCGAGACCCGGTCGGCCGCGGAGTGCTTCACCGCGTTGGTCACCGCCTCGGCGACGATGAAGTAGGCGGCGGTGGCGGTGCTCGGCTCCGGTGCCCGGTCCAGCCGGTAGTCCAGGTCGACCGGGAGCGCGCAGCGGGCGGCCAGGCCGCTCAGCGCGGCGTGCAGCCCCGACTCCGACAGCGCGGTGGGGTACACCCGCCAGGCCACCTCGCGCAGGTCGGTCAGGGCGCGGCGGGACTCCTCGTGGGCCTGGAGCAGCAGCTCCCGCCCCTTCTCCGAGCCGGGATCGCGGAGGGCCCGGCCCAGCGCCATGCCCAGCACGACCAGCCGCTGCTGCACGCCGTCGTGCAGGTCGCGCTCGATCCGCCGGCGCTCCTCGTCGACCGCGGCGAGGATCCGGGCCCGGCTCTCCGCCAGCTCGCCGACCCGCTGCTCCAGCAGGTCCTGGCGGGTGGGGCCGAGCAGCCACCGGGCCAGCCAGCGCTCGGTGCCGACCAGCCCGACGGTGCCCTGCATGCTGACGTACATCAGCGCCAGCCCGAGCGGGATCACCGCGGGCGTGTTGCCGTCCAGCACCCCCAGCGGCGACAGCACGGTGTAGGCGCCCATCGGGAACACCGCCAGGACGAGCCCGCCGAACAGCCCCACGGGGGCCCGGAGCGCCAGGTAGAGCAGGCAGCGGGCGGTGCCGGGGTCGCCGGCGGTCTCGATGCCGAACAGGGCGGCCAGCCGGCGCCGCTCCACCGCGACCGCCGGGCGGACCAGGGCGCCGAGGACGCGGGCCGGCAGCCGGCGGGCCGGCGGCCATGCCGCGGCGAGGGCGGCGGGCGGCGCCAGGAGCGGCAGCGCGGCCAGGAGCACGCAGGCCGCCGGCGCGGTCACCGCTCCCGCGGCGGCCCCGGCCGCGGCCAGGCACCAGGTCCGCAGCACGCCGGCGGCGGCCGAGGGCCCGGCCGCGGCGCGGACCGGTCCCTCGTGTGCGTACGCCATGTGTATCCTTCCGACAACCCCGTCCCTCCCGCCGGAGCGTAGCCAGCGCCGGGCCGGTCCGGTACTGCGGAGTTCCGCATTTCCCAGGTGTGGAAGAACACCGAGCGCAGTGGGGGAATCTTTATCGGATAACGGCTCGGTCTTCTGTAGCGTTCACGGCGTCCGCTCGCTCGGCGAGCGTCCGCCCGCTCGGGCCCGGCACCTCAACTGACGATTGGAAACCGACGTGAACAGCACCGCTGTCCCCCTCGCCGCGTCCGACGGCGGCGGCCTCCTGGACGGAGTCGTCGACTGGGTCGTGGGCCTCATGGAGACCCTGGGCGGTCCAGGCGCGGGGCTGGCCATCGCGCTGGAGAACCTCTTCCCGCCGATCCCCAGCGAGGTGATCCTGCCGCTGGCCGGGTTCACCGCCTCCCAGGGCGACCTGGGCCTGGTCGAGGCGATCGTGTGGACCACGATCGGTTCGGTGGTGGGCGCGCTGGCGCTGTACGGCATCGGCGCGGCACTGGGCCGCGAGCGGTTCCGCGCGCTCGCCGCCAAGGTTCCGCTGGTGAAGATCTCCGACATCGACAAGACCGAGGAGTGGTTCGCCAAGCACGGCACCAAGGCCGTGTTCTTCGGCCGGATGATCCCGATCTTCCGCAGCTTCATCTCGATCCCGGCGGGCATCGAGCGGATGTCCGTCCCGGTCTTCCTCGGTCTGACCACGCTGGGCAGCCTCATCTGGAACACCATCTTCGTGATGGCCGGCTACCTGCTCGGCGAGAGCTGGCACCTGGTCGAGGAGTACATGGGCTACGTGTCCAAGGCCGTCGTGGTGGCGGTGCTCATCGCGGTCGTCTGGTTCGTCGTGGTCCGCGTCCGCGACATGCGCCGCGGCGGGAACCGGAGTGGCGCCGCCGAGGAGCGCTGACCCGGACCGCTCCCCGCCCTCCGCGGTCCGCCGCACCGGGGAGGGAGGCGCCCGCGCCGCCTCCCCGTACCCCCTCCGGAGGCCGCCGGGCACGCGGACGGCCGCCCGGCCCGGACGGCGGAGGGCCGCCCCGGCGGGCTCCTCCCCTCCCGCGCCGGTCCCGGCGCCGCCCCGAGACCGGCCGGGACGGCGGCGCCGGGACCGATGCTCTGCGGGGCGGGCCCGCGCACCCGGCGGCCGCTCAGGGCTTGCGGCCGACCGCCCCGTAGCCGTCGACCTCGGGCGGCGTACCGAACCCGGTCTCCTCGTACCGCCACCGGGTGACCGTGACCAGGCCGGGCTCCACCAGCTCCAGCCCTTCGAAGAAGGCGCCGATCTCCTCGGGGCTGCGCTGCACGTAGGGCGCGGCGCCGCTGCTGTTGTACTGCTCGTGCGCTTCGGCGTTGGCCCTGCTGTGCACGTTGGTGCCGTCGTTGACCACCAGGTGGCTGCCGGACGGCAGCGCAGCGACGAGGGTGCGGACGACGGCGCGCGCCTCGGCGTGGTCGGGGAGGTGGCCGAGGATGCCCATCAGCATCAGCGCGACCGGCCGGTCGAAGTCGAGGACCCGCCGGGCCCGGGCCAGGATCTCCTCCGGTTCCCGCAGGTCGGCGTGGATGTAGTCGGTGCGCCCCTCGGGGGTGCTGGTCAGCAGGGCGCGGGCGTGCGCCAGCACCAGCGGGTCGTTGTCCACGTAGACGATGCGGGCGTCGGGGGCGACGGCCTGCGCGACCTCGTGGGTGTTGTCGGCGGTGGGCAGGCCGGTGCCGATGTCCAGGAACTGCCGCATGCCGGCCTCGCCGGCCAGGTAGCGCACGGTGCGGGCGAGGAAGGCGCGCGAGGCGCGGGCGCCCTGGGCCATCCCGGGGAAGACCTGCAGGAACCGATCGCCGGCCTCCCGGTCCACCGGGTAGTTGTCCTTGCCGCCGAGCCAGTAGTTCCACACCCGGGCCGAGTGCGGCACCGTCGTGTCGATCCGCGGGGGAGTATCCGCGGGGCTCGGGTCCCGGCGGTGGGCGCGGGGGGCGTCGGCCACGGTCGTCACCTCGTCTCCGGTTCGGGGGTGCCACGATCCTAGGGCGTCCGGGGCAGCCGCCCCTCCGGCCGCCGTGCCGGGGCGGCCCGGGCGGGCTGTGACCGTGTTCAC from Nocardiopsis composta encodes:
- a CDS encoding ATP-binding cassette domain-containing protein produces the protein MPNDAIRITGARQHNLRGFDLTVPRRAITAFTGVSGSGKTSLVFDTIAAEARRQLNETFTAFVRNRLPSAGRPDVDLIENLSPVVVIDQRRLGGNARSTVGTITDIYTLLRLLFSRAGTPAIGESNRFSFNDPAGMCPRCNGIGRVVLPDVSAFLDLDRSLEEGAILLPGFGSGRYWYRQYADIGLFDPDVPLREWTGQQREALLYGGRAAARLGRKPPEDYEGLVQRFTRIYIHTEGEASERKQAVAERFTTSRTCPDCGGHRLNEAARSVRLHGLTIMDCTAMEVSDLAGVVRRVDAPGAGPVVESLTERLAALDGVGLGYLSLDRPTTTLSGGESQRIKTVRHLGSSLTEMLYVFDEPSIGLHPHDTERLTALLRRLRDKGNTILVVEHDPDVVAIADHVVDLGPGAGADGGEVVYQGDYPGLLRSDTVTGRALRRRLAPRSGPRTPAGALTVAGADRHNLRDVRVEVPTGVLTAVTGVAGSGKSSLVGVLLEQHPDGVAVDQGAVAANRRSNIATYTGIADPIRRLFARANGVRADLFSPNSAGACPDCRGLGAVYTDLAFMDGVTSVCGACKGRRFTDEVLKHTWNGRSIADVLDMTADQAREAFDDGRIRPMLDALVETGIGYLALGQPLNTLSGGECQRVKLASELQRRPAGALYVLDEPTTGLHRADTGRLVDVLDRLVDAGNTVVVIEHDLDVIRRADWVIDLGPGAGHHGGRVLFTGPPARLAEDPHSVTGAHLRRSLAAEPADR
- a CDS encoding helix-turn-helix transcriptional regulator translates to MNGPSTRILELLSLLQDGRVWDGAELARRVGASPRTLRRDLERLRELGYPVESARGPGGGYRLAAGRAMPPLLFTDDEAVAMVVGLRFAALTWAGADTGVADGALGKLERVLPDRLRHRVRAVSASMETGSRPHRKADLGVLRALGGAASGRNHVRFHYTSRGGAETDRRVEPYAQVLFAHRWYLLGWDRDRDDWRTFRADRISDLEVLGTTFAPRPLPPGGAVSFVQDNARLPITRHRATVLFHAPLETVSERLIAEAGELTAVDAGNCRYVSAPDSWEWLAITLAMVGVPYTVEGPPELIEVSRALAGRIARAAGG
- a CDS encoding ATP-grasp domain-containing protein, with translation MADPIPFLFPGDPLRPRRVDGFFADEHAAALKAGAEAFLVDHDALVRGDLREAVRGLPRGLGPVRYRGWMVPAARYAEFARVLAERGCRPAVSAEDYRRAHELPGWYALFEAVTPRSVWCEADPGCAPDPGELAELVRPLRPGPGIVKDYVKSRKHEWAQACFVPDLADTGALHRTVVELVRLQQEDLAGGVVVREFEEFDGAGEARVWWIDGEPALVGPHPDTPGAAPDPDLDPVRPAVAALGHPFVTTDLARRSDGAWRVVEVGDGQVSGRPDGVAPERLIGLLAGAR
- a CDS encoding fatty acid desaturase family protein, which codes for MERTPVYFGVRLALIGLAYVGTWAAFALLGETWWQLAVAVAMAAVFGQVGLVAHELAHRQIFRGRRPSETVGRVVGNLGIGLGYGWWQDKHTRHHANPNHEDLDPDVKPDVLVWSQDQAREAKGLPRLIGRSQAFLFYPLLLLEGINLHVGSVQALFRPSTKQRAVEAVLLFAHFALYLGAVFAVLDPVRAVAFIAVQQGLFGVYLGCIFAPNHKGMPTLKKGEKLDFLRKQVLTSRNVRGGWFTDIALGGLNYQIEHHLFPSMPSPNLRRAQPIVRDYCAEIGVPYHETGFLRSHAEALASLHRSGAPIREAAGAK
- a CDS encoding response regulator transcription factor; amino-acid sequence: MRVIVAEDSALLREGLVRLLEDEGHTVSAAVGDAGALLDAVAADPPDTVVADVRMPPTHTDEGLRAAVRIRREHPGVGVLVLSQYVERRYAVELFTENTEGVGYLLKDRVVEVEEFLSALERVGAGGAAFDPEVVRHLLAGGPRPDPLGRLTGRERAVLDLMAQGHTNASIAERLYVSQSAVEKHANAVFAKLDLGSAPGYSRRVLAVLRYIGAPP
- a CDS encoding sensor histidine kinase, whose amino-acid sequence is MAYAHEGPVRAAAGPSAAAGVLRTWCLAAAGAAAGAVTAPAACVLLAALPLLAPPAALAAAWPPARRLPARVLGALVRPAVAVERRRLAALFGIETAGDPGTARCLLYLALRAPVGLFGGLVLAVFPMGAYTVLSPLGVLDGNTPAVIPLGLALMYVSMQGTVGLVGTERWLARWLLGPTRQDLLEQRVGELAESRARILAAVDEERRRIERDLHDGVQQRLVVLGMALGRALRDPGSEKGRELLLQAHEESRRALTDLREVAWRVYPTALSESGLHAALSGLAARCALPVDLDYRLDRAPEPSTATAAYFIVAEAVTNAVKHSAADRVSVLVGEAGPGPGGGRPALLVRISDDGAGGADPAGGGLAGLADRAAAVDGRLTVHSPVGGPTVVLAELPCG
- a CDS encoding DedA family protein; translated protein: MNSTAVPLAASDGGGLLDGVVDWVVGLMETLGGPGAGLAIALENLFPPIPSEVILPLAGFTASQGDLGLVEAIVWTTIGSVVGALALYGIGAALGRERFRALAAKVPLVKISDIDKTEEWFAKHGTKAVFFGRMIPIFRSFISIPAGIERMSVPVFLGLTTLGSLIWNTIFVMAGYLLGESWHLVEEYMGYVSKAVVVAVLIAVVWFVVVRVRDMRRGGNRSGAAEER
- a CDS encoding SAM-dependent methyltransferase, which encodes MADAPRAHRRDPSPADTPPRIDTTVPHSARVWNYWLGGKDNYPVDREAGDRFLQVFPGMAQGARASRAFLARTVRYLAGEAGMRQFLDIGTGLPTADNTHEVAQAVAPDARIVYVDNDPLVLAHARALLTSTPEGRTDYIHADLREPEEILARARRVLDFDRPVALMLMGILGHLPDHAEARAVVRTLVAALPSGSHLVVNDGTNVHSRANAEAHEQYNSSGAAPYVQRSPEEIGAFFEGLELVEPGLVTVTRWRYEETGFGTPPEVDGYGAVGRKP